From the genome of Triticum aestivum cultivar Chinese Spring chromosome 3B, IWGSC CS RefSeq v2.1, whole genome shotgun sequence, one region includes:
- the LOC123069573 gene encoding zinc finger CCCH domain-containing protein 5, which produces MMESYAASPKDGGGGGAEGGRADAATGLEESMWRLGLAGGEEAAGEGLPERPGEANCVYYLRTGACGYGETCRYNHPRDRAAAFDGGTRTARTVEYPERPGQPPCEYYMKNGTCKFGSNCKYNHPREGGSVQPVVLNSCGYPLRLGEKECSYYIKTGHCKFGSTCKFHHPEGPEHGVVSETPNMYPPVQQLPVSSPLPYPPLASWQLGRPSVLPGSFFPGSYPPMMHPSAVMPMQGWNPYMPPINQVASAGGQQTVQAGSLYGLSHQGPPSAVAYGSNYASLSSSTWPSIDKQEVVFPERPGQPECHHYMKTGTCKFGSTCKYNHPQYLSTPRSNYMLSPLGLPIRPGAQPCLYYSQHGFCKFGPGCKFDHPLGALSYSPSASSLGDVPIAPYPLSLPVAPMAPSPSSSGLRPDYILAKDSSANQPASPGTTFGNAGQLSKIYAPHMLLRPPTSATGATVTIHGGEF; this is translated from the exons ATGATGGAGTCGTACGCCGCGTCCCCCAAGGACGGCGGCGGGGGTGGCGCCGAGGGCGGCCGCGCCGATGCTGCCACCGGCCTGGAAG AGTCGATGTGGAGGCTGGGGCTGGCCggcggagaggaggccgccggggagGGGCTGCCGGAACGGCCCGGCGAGGCCAACTGCGTCTACTACCTCCGCACGGGGGCCTGCGGCTACGGGGAGACTTGCCGCTACAACCACCCTCGCGATCGCGCTGCCGCG TTTGATGGAGGGACAAGGACCGCACGCACAGTGGAGTATCCAGAACGCCCAGGTCAGCCACCGTGTGAG tACTACATGAAGAATGGGACTTGTAAGTTTGGCTCTAATTGCAAGTATAATCATCCCAGAGAAGGCGGTTCTGTACAACCAGTTGTCTTAAATTCCTGTGGTTACCCTCTGCGTCTG GGTGAGAAAGAGTGTTCCTACTATATCAAAACTGGCCATTGCAAATTTGGATCAACATGTAAATTTCATCACCCAGAAGGGCCAGAACATGGTGTTGTTTCAGAGACACCAAACATGTATCCACCAGTTCAACAACTGCCTGTCTCTTCCCCTCTTCCATATCCACCTCTAGCCAGTTGGCAATTGGGGAGGCCTTCTGTTCTGCCCGGATCATTTTTCCCGGGCTCTTATCCTCCAATGATGCACCCATCTGCAGTCATGCCAATGCAGGGATGGAACCCTTACATG CCACCTATCAACCAAGTCGCGTCAGCTGGGGGACAGCAAACTGTTCAGGCAGGATCATTGTATGGCTTATCACACCAAGGACCTCCATCTGCAGTTGCTTATGGCAGTAATTATGCATCGTTGTCTTCTTCAACATGGCCTTCAATTGACAAACAAGAAGTTGTCTTTCCAGAGCGGCCTGGGCAGCCTGAATGCCACCACTACATGAAGACAGGGACCTGTAAATTTGGATCCACATGTAAATACAATCATCCTCAGTACCTGAGTACACCTAGGTCCAACTATATGCTGAGCCCTCTAGGTCTTCCAATTCGGCCG GGTGCCCAGCCATGTCTTTACTATTCACAGCATGGGTTTTGCAAATTCGGTCCCGGATGCAAATTTGATCACCCACTGGGTGCTCTGAGCTACAGTCCTTCAGCATCATCGCTTGGTGACGTGCCTATCGCTCCATATCCTCTCAGTCTCCCTGTTGCTCCTATGGCCCCATCTCCATCATCTTCTGGTCTACGGCCAGATTACATTCTGGCCAAGGACTCCTCAGCAAATCAGCCAGCGTCACCTGGAACTACATTTGGAAATGCTGGACAGTTGTCAAAAATTTATGCTCCACACATGCTTCTCCGTCCTCCAACTTCTGCAACCGGTGCCACTGTCACCATCCATGGTGGAGAGTTCTGA